One window from the genome of Faecalibacterium sp. HTF-F encodes:
- a CDS encoding S1 RNA-binding domain-containing protein, giving the protein MMHAYRTEGSYRSAARMTAAELRAAMANREILQSTALAFDTQRQLRFELGGVKAVMPFAQCADGAENGTVRDIAVLTRVGRPTCFVIESLDTDETGQPVYRLSRAEAQRMCKADYLDALQPGDILPCTVTHIEPFGAFCDVGCGISALLPIDCMSVSRISSPADRVSVGQQILCAIKSRDLQGRFVLTIRELLGTWEENAAGFTVGETVVGIVRSVEEYGTFIEIAPNLAGLAESCADLTPGQAVSVYIKNILPEKMKIKLVIVNHSLNQRHRFELKYFITEGRLDRWVYSTPESPKRIETDFAAAACNPA; this is encoded by the coding sequence ATGATGCATGCATATCGTACCGAAGGCAGCTACCGTTCTGCTGCCCGCATGACCGCCGCCGAGCTGCGTGCCGCCATGGCCAACCGTGAGATCCTGCAATCCACCGCTCTGGCCTTTGATACCCAGCGTCAGCTGCGGTTTGAGCTGGGCGGAGTGAAGGCCGTGATGCCCTTTGCCCAGTGCGCCGACGGCGCCGAGAACGGCACCGTGCGGGACATTGCCGTACTGACCCGGGTAGGCCGCCCCACCTGCTTTGTCATTGAGTCGCTGGACACCGACGAGACCGGACAGCCGGTGTACCGGCTTTCCCGTGCTGAGGCACAGCGGATGTGCAAGGCCGACTATCTGGACGCCCTGCAGCCCGGCGATATCCTGCCCTGCACGGTGACCCACATTGAACCCTTTGGTGCCTTTTGTGATGTAGGCTGCGGCATCAGCGCCCTGCTGCCCATCGACTGCATGTCGGTGAGTCGCATCTCCTCCCCTGCCGACCGGGTGAGTGTGGGGCAGCAGATCCTATGCGCCATCAAGAGCCGGGACCTGCAGGGCCGCTTTGTGCTGACCATCCGGGAGCTGCTGGGCACCTGGGAGGAAAACGCCGCCGGGTTCACCGTGGGCGAGACCGTGGTGGGCATCGTGCGCAGTGTGGAGGAATACGGCACCTTCATTGAGATCGCACCCAATCTGGCCGGCCTTGCGGAGAGCTGTGCCGACCTGACCCCCGGGCAGGCTGTCAGCGTCTACATCAAGAACATCCTGCCGGAAAAGATGAAGATCAAGCTGGTGATCGTGAACCATTCCCTGAACCAGCGCCACCGGTTCGAGCTGAAATACTTCATCACCGAGGGCCGTCTTGACCGGTGGGTCTACTCCACACCGGAAAGCCCGAAGCGGATCGAGACAGATTTTGCCGCTGCGGCTTGCAATCCGGCGTGA
- a CDS encoding DUF951 domain-containing protein yields the protein MDIAVGDTILTRKKHPCGAQSFEVLRVGMDFKIRCTGCGHEVMLPRAKIEKNIKKVIRPGQV from the coding sequence ATGGACATTGCTGTAGGCGATACCATCCTCACCCGCAAAAAGCACCCCTGCGGTGCGCAGAGCTTTGAAGTGCTGCGCGTCGGCATGGATTTCAAGATCCGGTGCACTGGCTGCGGGCATGAGGTGATGCTGCCGCGTGCTAAAATTGAAAAGAACATCAAAAAGGTGATAAGGCCCGGGCAGGTCTAG